One Planktothrix serta PCC 8927 DNA segment encodes these proteins:
- a CDS encoding Uma2 family endonuclease gives MYQTDPPRSPKEVLPTMYDLKSEDPEEPGLPDEFHDLQPELLRITFHPPGYSPDSIFIASDLNLYYDPHHLNWYKRPDWFVVMGVSRLYEQRDLRLSYVTWQEGVNPFVVVELLSPGTEAEDLGQTLREIHQPPTKWEVYERILRIPYYVVFSRYTNELRVFQNNASRYQELTVSNSRVWMPELALGLGLWQGYYQGIAGCWLRWYDQNQNWIPTPTEQIEQERLRTEQQRQKVEELEAVLQRYREQYGDLSE, from the coding sequence ATGTATCAAACTGACCCCCCACGTTCCCCGAAAGAAGTCCTACCGACGATGTATGACCTCAAAAGTGAAGACCCGGAGGAACCCGGTTTGCCTGACGAATTCCATGATTTACAACCCGAATTATTGAGAATAACTTTTCATCCTCCCGGTTATTCTCCCGACTCGATTTTTATTGCCAGTGACCTTAATCTCTATTATGACCCTCACCATTTGAACTGGTATAAACGCCCAGATTGGTTTGTGGTTATGGGGGTATCTCGGTTGTATGAACAACGGGATTTACGCTTAAGTTATGTGACTTGGCAAGAAGGAGTAAATCCGTTTGTGGTAGTAGAATTATTATCACCGGGAACAGAAGCCGAAGATTTAGGTCAAACCTTGCGAGAAATTCATCAACCTCCGACGAAATGGGAAGTCTATGAACGGATTTTACGCATCCCTTATTATGTGGTTTTTAGTCGTTATACAAATGAACTGCGGGTATTTCAAAATAATGCCAGTCGCTATCAGGAATTAACGGTTTCAAATTCACGGGTTTGGATGCCCGAATTAGCATTAGGGTTAGGATTATGGCAAGGATATTATCAAGGAATTGCAGGATGTTGGTTGCGTTGGTATGATCAAAATCAGAACTGGATACCGACACCGACAGAACAAATAGAACAGGAACGTTTAAGGACAGAACAGCAACGACAAAAAGTTGAAGAATTAGAAGCGGTATTGCAGCGTTATCGAGAACAATATGGGGATTTGTCCGAATAA
- the petN gene encoding cytochrome b6-f complex subunit PetN, translating to MDIVSLGWVSMLVLFTFSISMVVWARNGF from the coding sequence TTGTCTCACTGGGCTGGGTTTCGATGTTAGTGTTGTTTACTTTTTCAATTTCAATGGTTGTTTGGGCTCGTAACGGATTCTAA